A window from Telopea speciosissima isolate NSW1024214 ecotype Mountain lineage chromosome 8, Tspe_v1, whole genome shotgun sequence encodes these proteins:
- the LOC122672526 gene encoding uncharacterized protein LOC122672526: MRFQSSMKHKKTTVNLLSVKQRSNESIRSYVSLFNKESLDVRDLDGATAHTAMSNGLTHEALIKDLARKPTKSMIELLNRCNEFANMEDVIQARKGNENKGENKRSATDDRRDQKRTKTDPRAESSD, encoded by the coding sequence ATGCGTTTCCAAAGTAGCATGAAGCATAAGAAGACAACGGtgaacctcctcagcgtgaaacAGAGGTCGAACGAGTCGATCCGATCGTACGTCTCCCTGTTCAATAAAGAATCCCTGGATGTTAGAGACCTGGATGGGGCCACAGCTCACACCGCAATGAGCAATGGACTTACACATGAAGCCctgatcaaggacttggctCGAAAGCCGACCAAAAGTATGATCGAGCTCCTCAACAGGTGTAACGAGTTTGCGAACATGGAAGACGTTATCCAAGCACGCAAGGGAAATGAAAACAAGGGAGAGAATAAAAGGTCAGCGACCGATGACCGAAGGGATCAAAAGCGGACCAAGACTGATCCCAGAGCTGAGAGCTCAGACTGA
- the LOC122672527 gene encoding pre-mRNA-processing ATP-dependent RNA helicase PRP5-like, whose amino-acid sequence MGQPLVAPPRAPAHEIEDPRHHDDRQRAELSRATSSHPRGRRTPPPRLSGSNRRDERGHRRSPRAAKAIEPAGSATRRLIFSGRLGDGEGPRRHQDRCEEPRVRRATREEEDSRHSPRRRSPLRRRDGQRSPHESDHRDDGRTRRSDVGRADHNGRPRQHEREAQVGRPHQDELANHNGRLQQEKA is encoded by the coding sequence ATGGGTCAGCCACTGGTCGCGCCCCCGCGGGCACCCGCGCATGAAATAGAAGATCCACGACATCACGATGATCGACAGAGGGCCGAGCTTAGCCGAGCCACGTCATCCCATCCCCGAGGCCGAAGAACGCCACCTCCACGACTAAGTGGGAGTAATCGACGAGATGAGCGAGGACATCGTCGAAGCCCGAGGGCCGCAAAGGCCATCGAGCCAGCAGGGTCAGCTACGCGGAGATTGATCTTTTCTGGACGACTTGGTGATGGTGAAGGACCGAGGAGACACCAAGACCGATGTGAAGAGCCCCGAGTGCGACGTGctacaagggaagaagaggattcTCGCCATAGCCCTCGGCGACGAAGCCCACTTCGCCGGAGAGATGGACAAAGGAGCCCACATGAGTCTGACCACAGAGATGACGGGCGCACTAGGAGAAGTGATGTTGGCCGAGCCGACCATAATGGCCGGCCTCGTCAACACGAGCGAGAGGCTCAGGTTGGCCGACCTCATCAGGATGAGCTGGCCAACCATAACGGCCGACTTCAGCAGGAAAAAGCGTAA